TCCGCCAGGCCATCGCTATCCTTCTTGGCCCGGTCATCTTTGCGACCATCGTGCTCTGTATGTTCTTCGGCTCCTCTGTGCTCTCCTTCTTTGGAATATCACTGCCGGCATTCCAGATAGCAGGGGCTATCATCCTTGTAACGATTGCAATGTCCATGATCAGTGGAACCCATACCGAACAGGTGCATGCAGCCACCTCATCCGAACATGCGACTACGCCGTGGAAGGCAGCGGAAGCCTACATACCCACCATACTCGTCCCCCTTGTCATTCCGATCTATGTCGGGGCGGCGACGATCACCGTCTCTGTCCTCTATGGCCATCAGGCAGTTGCCAATGGGTGTCTCATCGGTGCCATCGGGGTCGTTGCCGTCATCTGTCTTATGATCGTCCTCTGTAACCTCTCCTCAGACCCTATCATGCGGGTATTGGGACCACAGGGACTTGAGATCGTGGTGCGGGTGTTTGGCATCATTCTCCTTGGCATTGCGGTGCAGATGTTTGCCGAAGGGGCAGGGGATATGGTGGCAACCTTCATTCACACCAATATGTCCGCCACGGCGGCAGGGACATAATACGCCCCCCCTATTTTTTTACCCGGCCGTCACCATCTTCCGGCAGGAAAGGAATGCCTATCATCCGCCATACCGTCACTATCACCGCCGGATGAGTCGTACATCTGATTTTAGCGCCGCAAGGGCCCTGAGAGCACTTGCTTCCTTGTCCTTTATTTCAAGCATGATATCGACATCCAAAGGGCGGATCTCTCCTGTGAACCGGAGAAGATCGTCTATATCAATTGTGGCTGCATGCTTTCCCGGCCGCCCCTTTGTGTCCTGCGTGCTGTAGTCCACCATCGGGATGCCATCCGAAGGCCCCCATGTCGTCGCCACCTCCGGGAAGATATCCGCCACCGGTTCCTCACCCGAGGCGTTCACCCGGTGATGAAGGGTGTCGAATATGACCGGTATCCCGGTCTCCGCATGAATCCGCAGACACTCGCGGGACGTGTACCGGCGATCATCGTTTTCGATCACAAGACGGCGGACAATCGGCTCGTCCAGGGAGAGATACCGGTCAATGAACCGGCCAATGCTCTCCTCCCGGTCACCATATACCCCCCCGACATGGAGCTGGATCTTTGCGGTCGCGTCAAGGCCGAGGAGGTCAAGCACCTCCGCGTGATAGGCGAGTTCAGCAACGCTTCTCTCAAGCACATCCGGGTCTTTTGCGTTGAGCACAATGAACTGATCCGGGTGCATGGAAATCCGCATATGATGGTCGCGGATATACGTCCCAATCGCAGCGAACTCCTCTTGTAAGGACTCCTGCCAGTCCGCGGTGCAGACCGGGTGCGAAGCAAACGGAACAAGGTCTGAGGTGATGCGGAAGAAGAGAATCCCGTTAGACGCATTATACCGGAGTATCTCTCCCAGACACCGGAGATTCCCCTCCACCGTCGAGAGCAGGCGCTCGTCGGTGTATGACCGGAGGCGGAATGTCCGGCTGCTCCGGCAGGGGAGCGACTGGTTGATGCAGGGGTACCCGATCTTCATGGTCAGACGGGAGAGTGTTCGCCCCCATGGGTTATATCTGCCGGTGTGAGCAACTCCCGCTTCCTGAACAGATATCATAATGCCGTCGGGGACAGTACCCTCTCCCACACTGCACCGGGAACCACAATCCTGCAGTGAGAATTCATATGGCGATATCACCAGAAGCTGAGGAAACGCTCCGCAGACTGGAAAGGACAGGAGACAGGGAGATCATCCAAACGGTCATGATGATGATCGAGACGGAAATGATACAGGACATGGGTGAAATGGTCCACCTGCTGATGAAATCGGAGTGGGAAAACCGACATTCCCTGAATACAACCGGGCAGGCTCTGGTCGCCCTCGGCGCAGAGGCAGTTCCCGCCTGCATCGAGGCGTTCTCCGACGCCTGCTGGGGAATGTGCTTTGAGCTTCAACGCATACTCACCGTTATTGG
Above is a window of Methanogenium organophilum DNA encoding:
- a CDS encoding MarC family protein, which codes for MDQTAFFVAFFAALFAIANPIGNLPFFIMYTKDASSTRIRQAIAILLGPVIFATIVLCMFFGSSVLSFFGISLPAFQIAGAIILVTIAMSMISGTHTEQVHAATSSEHATTPWKAAEAYIPTILVPLVIPIYVGAATITVSVLYGHQAVANGCLIGAIGVVAVICLMIVLCNLSSDPIMRVLGPQGLEIVVRVFGIILLGIAVQMFAEGAGDMVATFIHTNMSATAAGT
- the uvsE gene encoding UV DNA damage repair endonuclease UvsE, which encodes MGEGTVPDGIMISVQEAGVAHTGRYNPWGRTLSRLTMKIGYPCINQSLPCRSSRTFRLRSYTDERLLSTVEGNLRCLGEILRYNASNGILFFRITSDLVPFASHPVCTADWQESLQEEFAAIGTYIRDHHMRISMHPDQFIVLNAKDPDVLERSVAELAYHAEVLDLLGLDATAKIQLHVGGVYGDREESIGRFIDRYLSLDEPIVRRLVIENDDRRYTSRECLRIHAETGIPVIFDTLHHRVNASGEEPVADIFPEVATTWGPSDGIPMVDYSTQDTKGRPGKHAATIDIDDLLRFTGEIRPLDVDIMLEIKDKEASALRALAALKSDVRLIRR